In one Burkholderiales bacterium GJ-E10 genomic region, the following are encoded:
- a CDS encoding putative uncharacterized protein (Precursor) has protein sequence MEERSITSKAFWSIIVGGMLTGMGNGSVFGAAMMCMLGRGGFGNWGGIGGMAYDPSTFTGFIDWAMLVFGFAFVGILVVGLTKHDMLERANKRNEAHAGAH, from the coding sequence ATGGAAGAAAGGTCGATAACGAGTAAAGCCTTCTGGTCCATCATCGTTGGCGGGATGCTGACCGGCATGGGCAACGGCAGCGTGTTCGGCGCGGCGATGATGTGCATGCTGGGACGCGGCGGTTTTGGGAACTGGGGTGGTATCGGCGGGATGGCCTACGATCCGTCGACGTTCACCGGATTCATCGATTGGGCCATGCTCGTATTCGGTTTTGCCTTCGTCGGAATTCTGGTCGTCGGCCTGACGAAGCACGACATGCTCGAGCGCGCCAACAAGCGCAACGAAGCGCACGCCGGCGCGCACTGA
- a CDS encoding heme exporter protein CcmD, with translation MKWASMHAFFAMGGYARFVWGSYGVVAVALLIEVVNVRARLARARKRGAAARRK, from the coding sequence ACGCGTTTTTTGCCATGGGCGGCTATGCGCGCTTCGTGTGGGGGTCTTACGGCGTCGTCGCCGTGGCGCTGCTGATCGAGGTAGTCAACGTGCGGGCGCGCCTCGCGCGGGCGCGCAAGCGGGGTGCCGCGGCGCGGCGGAAGTAA